Proteins encoded within one genomic window of Ottowia sp. SB7-C50:
- a CDS encoding D-amino acid dehydrogenase translates to MKVLVLGGGVIGVSTAYYLARAGADVTVLERQPGVALETSFANAGQVSPGYSTPWAAPGIPLKAVKWLFQKHAPLAIRPDGSLFQLRWMAAMLRNCTAERYAVNKERMTRLAEYSRDCLRALRDDLGIQYEQRTLGTLQVFRTAAQLQAAQRDTAVLQECGVPYRLLRADELPDVEPALAHARGLVGGLHLPGDETGDCQRFTTQLADAARALGVRFRFGARIEELLQDGERITGVLLRGVADEVLKADRVVLALGSYSRELLSNLGLDLPVYPVKGYSLTVPLIDEARAPRSTVMDETYKVAITRFDQRIRVGGMAELGGFDLGLNPARRATLEMVTRGLFDGGGDLPAAEFWTGLRPMTPDSTPIVGATRFDNLLLNTGHGTLGWTMAAGSGKLVADLALGRRPDISTRGLGIDRYPSRSNRGRWVEGWAPA, encoded by the coding sequence ATGAAAGTCCTGGTTCTCGGCGGCGGTGTCATCGGTGTCAGCACCGCGTATTACCTGGCGCGCGCGGGCGCCGACGTGACGGTGCTGGAGCGCCAGCCCGGCGTGGCGCTGGAAACCAGCTTTGCCAACGCCGGCCAGGTGTCGCCCGGCTACAGCACGCCGTGGGCCGCGCCCGGCATTCCGCTGAAGGCCGTGAAGTGGCTGTTCCAGAAGCACGCCCCGCTGGCGATCCGGCCCGATGGCAGCCTGTTCCAGCTGCGCTGGATGGCCGCCATGCTGCGCAACTGCACGGCCGAGCGCTACGCCGTCAACAAGGAGCGCATGACGCGCCTGGCTGAATACAGCCGCGACTGCCTGCGCGCCCTGCGCGATGACCTCGGCATCCAGTACGAGCAGCGCACCCTGGGCACGCTGCAAGTCTTTCGCACCGCCGCGCAACTGCAGGCGGCGCAGCGCGACACCGCCGTGCTTCAGGAATGCGGCGTGCCCTATCGCCTACTGCGCGCCGATGAACTGCCCGACGTCGAGCCCGCCCTGGCGCACGCGCGCGGCCTGGTCGGCGGCCTGCACCTGCCGGGTGACGAAACCGGCGACTGCCAGCGCTTCACCACGCAACTGGCCGACGCCGCGCGGGCGCTGGGCGTGCGCTTTCGCTTCGGTGCGCGCATTGAGGAATTGCTACAAGATGGAGAGCGCATCACCGGCGTGCTGCTTCGCGGCGTGGCCGATGAGGTGCTGAAGGCCGACCGGGTGGTGCTGGCGCTGGGCAGCTATTCGCGCGAACTGCTTAGCAACCTGGGGCTCGATCTGCCGGTGTACCCGGTCAAGGGCTATTCGCTCACCGTGCCGCTCATTGACGAAGCCCGCGCGCCGCGCTCCACCGTGATGGACGAAACCTACAAGGTGGCCATCACGCGCTTCGACCAACGTATCCGCGTCGGCGGCATGGCCGAGCTGGGCGGGTTTGATCTGGGCCTGAACCCCGCGCGCCGCGCCACGCTGGAGATGGTGACGCGCGGCCTGTTCGACGGCGGCGGCGATCTGCCCGCAGCGGAGTTCTGGACCGGTCTGCGCCCCATGACGCCCGACAGCACCCCCATCGTCGGCGCCACGCGCTTTGACAACCTGCTGCTCAACACCGGCCACGGCACGCTGGGCTGGACCATGGCGGCGGGCTCGGGCAAGCTGGTGGCCGATCTGGCGCTGGGGCGACGGCCGGACATTTCCACCCGTGGGCTGGGCATTGATCGCTATCCATCCAGGAGCAACCGGGGCAGATGGGTCGAGGGCTGGGCGCCTGCGTGA
- a CDS encoding winged helix-turn-helix transcriptional regulator, whose protein sequence is MDIDRIDRKILDILQREGRLSITELAERVGLSTSPCSERVRRLERAGVIRGYSANVDPAALGRPLLVFVQLTLSSNSGEVFEQVRRELLHEPRVLECHLVSGAFDYLIKARLSAMSEYRDLLAQILRTVPVPAQSNSYVVMEEIKESLVLPVDVAAPAR, encoded by the coding sequence ATGGACATCGACCGCATCGACCGAAAAATCCTCGACATCCTGCAGCGCGAGGGCCGGCTGTCGATCACCGAACTGGCCGAGCGCGTGGGCCTGTCCACGTCGCCCTGTTCCGAGCGGGTGCGGCGGCTGGAACGCGCCGGTGTCATCCGCGGCTACAGCGCCAACGTCGATCCCGCCGCGCTGGGGCGGCCGCTGCTGGTGTTTGTGCAGCTCACGCTGTCGTCCAATTCGGGCGAGGTGTTCGAGCAGGTGCGGCGCGAACTGCTGCACGAGCCGCGCGTGCTCGAATGCCACCTGGTCTCTGGCGCGTTCGACTACCTCATCAAGGCACGCCTGTCGGCCATGAGCGAGTACCGCGACCTGCTGGCGCAGATCCTGCGCACGGTGCCGGTGCCGGCGCAGAGCAACAGCTATGTGGTGATGGAGGAGATCAAGGAATCGCTGGTGCTGCCCGTGGACGTGGCAGCACCCGCGCGTTGA
- a CDS encoding alpha/beta hydrolase family protein translates to MPGSLLSGSYVKTLSAAAIDAALSSPDSRVQPGSLAPRYDVAAYRLTYLSTDKYGVTTPVSGLISVPVKPAGAVSPVLSYQHATTFLDANAPSNKVEPYEPPQVLASLGYIVVSPDYVGFGASKGQDHPYLVATPTARVVIDMLRAAQAWRQGQKVVGNGQLFLVGYSEGGYATMAAHRAIQQEGGALKTQLQAAVPGAGPYDILKTLDEQLARVSSTSSVLGTLLDPSVLSRLPTSVRNEVRRLLLRQMVPEDGDVSYQTLFLDRYMANQRDLLARDHSVHLGWAPEAPVYLFHGRQDMTVPYAASESARDALRAAGGRDVTLTDCTTGKLGHLDCVPEYFVFAVNRMARLARDL, encoded by the coding sequence ATGCCGGGCAGCCTGCTGTCGGGCAGCTACGTCAAGACGCTGAGCGCGGCGGCCATCGACGCGGCGCTGTCTTCGCCCGACAGCCGCGTGCAGCCGGGGTCGTTGGCACCGCGCTACGACGTGGCCGCGTACCGGCTGACCTACCTGAGCACCGACAAGTACGGCGTCACCACGCCGGTGTCCGGCCTGATCAGCGTGCCGGTCAAGCCGGCCGGCGCCGTCAGCCCGGTGCTGAGCTACCAGCACGCCACCACCTTCCTGGACGCCAACGCGCCGTCCAACAAGGTCGAGCCGTACGAGCCGCCGCAGGTGCTGGCCTCGCTGGGCTACATCGTGGTGTCGCCCGACTACGTGGGTTTCGGCGCGTCGAAGGGGCAGGACCACCCTTACCTCGTCGCCACGCCCACCGCGCGCGTGGTGATCGACATGCTGCGCGCCGCGCAGGCCTGGCGCCAGGGGCAAAAGGTGGTGGGCAACGGCCAGCTGTTCCTGGTCGGCTATTCGGAAGGGGGCTACGCCACCATGGCCGCGCACCGCGCGATCCAGCAGGAAGGCGGCGCGCTCAAGACGCAACTGCAGGCCGCCGTGCCCGGCGCGGGGCCGTACGACATCCTGAAGACGTTGGACGAGCAACTGGCGCGCGTGAGCAGCACCTCGTCGGTGCTGGGCACGCTGCTCGACCCCAGCGTGCTGTCGCGCCTGCCCACCAGCGTGCGCAACGAAGTGCGCCGCCTGCTGCTGCGCCAGATGGTGCCCGAGGACGGCGACGTGAGCTACCAGACGCTGTTCCTCGACCGCTACATGGCCAACCAGCGCGACTTACTGGCGCGCGACCACAGCGTGCACCTGGGCTGGGCGCCTGAAGCGCCGGTGTACCTGTTCCACGGCCGGCAGGACATGACGGTGCCCTACGCCGCGTCCGAATCGGCGCGCGACGCGCTGCGTGCCGCCGGCGGCCGCGACGTGACGCTGACCGACTGCACCACCGGCAAGCTGGGCCACCTGGACTGCGTGCCCGAGTACTTCGTCTTCGCCGTCAACCGCATGGCGCGGCTGGCGCGCGACCTGTAA
- a CDS encoding PhoX family phosphatase: protein MNTTPVNEYDDNEIVNHSPNPHMDAILAAHLSRRSALKGGIGATTAALLGGFGLSACGGSDDDDAPPAKAAALSFAAVAKTHADRVTVPAGYQVSILHALGDPMQFGDSSWSDKGTETADSYDRRIGDGHDGMYFFGMKDGKFDPGTSASGLLCVNHEYVVAPYGLHPAGSTTVDGKRPAEEVEKEIRAHGASVVEVKRKSGSNDMEMVRGSRYNRRITSATEMAFGGPAAGNARLANKLSPTGTLAFGTNNNCANGYTPWGTYLTCEENFLNVIGRAAGDDAQRSASEIVALKRYGLPEGRKNPYGWDTPDGESYQRWNSKVSAGSAPQDYRNIFNTFGWVVEIDPFRPDSKPVKRTALGRFNHEGAWPAPAKAGEPIVIYSGDDARNEYVFKFVSDAKWDPKDINGGAAAGAKYLDKGTLYAARFNNDGTGEWLELSFGKHGIDAANKTYPFADQADVLIHCRLAADSRGATKMDRPEWGGVNPLNNEVYMTMTNNSQRDGTKVPLDAANPRKGNQNGHIIRWKEEGGQAGTRFQWDVYLFGAREDGKQSENLSGLTAVNDFSSPDGLYFDQRSGNAGGLLWIQTDDSAYTDVTNCMMLAALPGKVGDGGKATTRDGQATLMGAKASDATVRRFLVGPFDCEITGVVVTPDGKTLFFNVQHPGEAKADFATNTFSSHWPGNQAPASDAAHHGHQRPRSATVVVTRTDGGVIAL, encoded by the coding sequence ATGAACACGACCCCGGTCAACGAGTACGACGACAACGAGATCGTCAACCATTCCCCCAACCCGCACATGGATGCCATCCTCGCGGCGCACCTGAGCCGGCGCAGCGCGCTCAAGGGCGGCATTGGCGCCACCACGGCGGCGCTGCTGGGCGGCTTCGGCCTGTCGGCCTGTGGCGGTAGCGACGACGACGACGCGCCGCCCGCCAAGGCGGCCGCGCTGAGCTTCGCCGCCGTTGCCAAGACCCACGCCGACCGCGTGACGGTGCCGGCCGGCTACCAGGTCAGCATCCTGCACGCGCTGGGCGACCCGATGCAGTTCGGCGATTCCAGTTGGAGCGACAAGGGCACGGAGACCGCCGATTCCTACGACCGCCGCATCGGCGACGGCCACGACGGCATGTACTTCTTCGGCATGAAGGACGGCAAGTTCGACCCCGGCACATCGGCCAGCGGGCTGCTGTGCGTCAACCACGAATACGTGGTGGCGCCCTACGGCCTGCACCCCGCCGGCAGCACCACGGTGGACGGCAAGCGCCCCGCCGAGGAAGTGGAAAAGGAAATCCGCGCCCACGGCGCCAGCGTGGTGGAGGTCAAGCGCAAGAGCGGCAGCAACGACATGGAGATGGTGCGCGGCTCCAGGTACAACCGCCGCATCACCTCGGCCACCGAAATGGCCTTCGGCGGTCCCGCCGCCGGCAACGCCAGGCTGGCGAACAAGCTGTCGCCCACCGGCACGCTGGCCTTCGGCACGAACAACAACTGCGCCAACGGCTACACGCCCTGGGGCACCTACCTGACCTGCGAAGAGAACTTCCTCAACGTCATCGGCCGCGCCGCCGGCGACGACGCCCAGCGCAGCGCGAGCGAGATCGTGGCGCTCAAGCGCTACGGCCTGCCCGAGGGCCGCAAGAACCCCTACGGCTGGGACACGCCCGATGGCGAGTCATACCAGCGCTGGAACAGCAAGGTCAGTGCCGGCAGCGCCCCGCAGGACTACCGCAACATCTTCAACACCTTCGGCTGGGTGGTCGAGATCGACCCGTTCCGCCCCGACAGCAAGCCGGTCAAGCGCACCGCGCTGGGCCGCTTCAACCATGAGGGTGCCTGGCCGGCACCGGCCAAGGCGGGCGAGCCGATCGTCATCTATTCGGGCGACGATGCGCGCAACGAATACGTGTTCAAGTTCGTGTCCGACGCCAAATGGGACCCGAAGGACATCAACGGCGGCGCGGCCGCGGGCGCCAAGTACCTGGACAAGGGCACGCTGTACGCCGCCAGGTTCAACAACGACGGTACCGGTGAATGGCTGGAGCTGAGCTTCGGCAAGCATGGCATCGACGCCGCCAACAAGACCTACCCGTTTGCCGACCAGGCCGACGTGCTGATCCACTGCCGCCTGGCCGCCGATTCGCGCGGCGCCACCAAGATGGACCGGCCCGAATGGGGTGGCGTGAACCCGTTGAACAACGAGGTTTACATGACCATGACCAACAACTCGCAGCGCGACGGCACCAAGGTGCCGCTGGACGCCGCCAACCCGCGCAAGGGCAACCAGAACGGCCACATCATCCGCTGGAAGGAAGAAGGCGGCCAGGCCGGCACCCGCTTCCAGTGGGACGTGTACCTGTTCGGCGCGCGCGAGGACGGCAAGCAGAGCGAAAACCTGTCGGGCCTGACGGCGGTGAACGACTTCTCCAGCCCCGACGGCCTGTACTTCGACCAGCGCAGCGGCAACGCCGGCGGCCTGCTGTGGATCCAGACCGACGACAGCGCCTACACCGACGTCACCAACTGCATGATGCTGGCCGCGCTGCCGGGCAAGGTGGGCGATGGCGGCAAGGCCACCACCAGGGACGGCCAGGCCACCCTCATGGGCGCCAAGGCCAGCGACGCCACGGTGCGGCGCTTCCTGGTCGGCCCGTTCGACTGCGAGATCACCGGCGTGGTGGTCACGCCCGACGGCAAGACGCTGTTCTTCAACGTGCAGCATCCGGGCGAAGCCAAGGCCGATTTCGCCACCAACACCTTCAGCAGCCACTGGCCGGGCAACCAGGCGCCCGCCAGCGATGCCGCGCACCACGGCCACCAGCGCCCGCGTTCGGCCACCGTGGTGGTGACGCGCACCGACGGCGGCGTGATCGCGCTCTGA
- a CDS encoding Lrp/AsnC family transcriptional regulator yields METLDAYDLAILQHLQEDGRLTNSELAQRVGLSAAPCWRRVRALEAAGFITGYRAEINRHKIGLGVLAFVRLDAAQIGAASMRGLEQAIRARPEITSCHYISGTGTFELQVVAPDLEQFSRFAREVLLHLPNVKDMHTSFSLGEVKAGGALPLEHLTHRPR; encoded by the coding sequence ATGGAAACATTGGATGCCTATGACCTCGCCATCCTGCAACATCTGCAAGAAGATGGGCGCCTGACCAACAGCGAGCTGGCGCAGCGCGTGGGTCTGTCGGCCGCGCCTTGCTGGCGCCGTGTACGGGCGCTGGAGGCGGCGGGCTTCATCACCGGCTACCGGGCGGAAATCAACCGCCACAAGATCGGCCTGGGCGTGCTGGCCTTCGTGAGGCTGGACGCGGCGCAGATCGGCGCGGCCAGCATGCGCGGGCTCGAACAGGCGATCCGCGCCCGGCCCGAGATCACCAGCTGCCACTACATCAGCGGCACCGGCACGTTCGAGCTGCAGGTGGTGGCGCCCGACCTGGAGCAGTTCAGCCGCTTTGCGCGCGAAGTGCTGCTGCACCTGCCCAATGTGAAGGACATGCACACCAGCTTTTCGCTGGGCGAGGTCAAGGCTGGCGGCGCGCTGCCGCTGGAGCACCTGACGCATCGCCCACGCTGA
- the yajC gene encoding preprotein translocase subunit YajC, with the protein MFISSAFAQAAPAAAPAGDMSSSLMSMLPLLLMFVVLYFIMIRPQMKKQKEHRAMIDALAKGDEVVTAGGLLGKVTSLSDTSLGLQVANGVEVQMQRSAVVQVLPKGTIK; encoded by the coding sequence GTGTTCATTTCCAGCGCTTTCGCCCAAGCCGCCCCCGCTGCCGCCCCTGCCGGTGACATGAGTTCATCGCTGATGAGCATGCTGCCTTTGCTGCTCATGTTCGTGGTGCTGTATTTCATCATGATCCGTCCGCAGATGAAGAAGCAGAAGGAGCATCGCGCCATGATCGACGCCCTGGCCAAGGGCGACGAAGTCGTCACGGCGGGTGGTCTGCTGGGCAAGGTGACTTCGCTGTCCGACACCAGCCTCGGCCTGCAGGTGGCCAATGGTGTCGAGGTGCAGATGCAGCGCAGCGCCGTGGTGCAGGTGCTGCCCAAGGGAACCATCAAGTAA
- a CDS encoding SDR family oxidoreductase, whose translation MPQPLQGQRILITQADAFMGPALCAVFAEQGAEVIASTQPLLAPDAAADVVAQAGRIDALVANLAFEAPTTPVDAVSDDEWRATFAALVDPLPRLARAALPAMMARRAGKFLVMGSAAALRGMKRCASYSAARGAQLAWVQAVGVEMAPHNVQVNAIAQNFVDNPTYFPPEVQANPRFQERLKREVPLGRLVGAREDALFAAYLCSPAADCFVGQVFPVCGGWVAR comes from the coding sequence ATGCCCCAGCCGCTGCAAGGCCAGCGCATTCTGATCACCCAGGCCGACGCCTTTATGGGGCCGGCCCTGTGCGCCGTGTTTGCCGAACAGGGCGCCGAAGTCATCGCCAGCACCCAGCCGCTGCTGGCGCCCGATGCGGCCGCCGACGTGGTGGCGCAGGCCGGCCGCATCGACGCACTCGTCGCCAACCTGGCGTTTGAAGCGCCCACCACACCCGTTGACGCGGTGAGCGACGACGAATGGCGCGCCACCTTCGCCGCGCTGGTCGACCCGCTGCCGCGCCTGGCGCGCGCGGCCCTGCCGGCCATGATGGCGCGCCGCGCCGGCAAGTTTCTGGTGATGGGCAGCGCCGCCGCCCTGCGCGGCATGAAGCGCTGCGCCAGCTACAGCGCCGCGCGCGGCGCGCAACTGGCGTGGGTGCAGGCGGTGGGCGTGGAGATGGCGCCCCATAACGTGCAGGTCAACGCCATTGCGCAGAACTTTGTCGACAACCCCACCTACTTCCCGCCCGAAGTGCAGGCCAACCCGCGCTTTCAGGAGCGCCTGAAGCGCGAGGTGCCGCTGGGCCGCCTGGTGGGCGCGCGCGAAGACGCGCTGTTTGCCGCGTACCTGTGCAGCCCGGCGGCCGATTGCTTTGTGGGGCAGGTGTTTCCGGTGTGCGGCGGCTGGGTGGCGCGCTGA
- a CDS encoding response regulator transcription factor has translation MSSNDATVYIVDDDASVREALAWLLRSRRLLSEAFDSAEAFDAALAQVVPAAPACILLDVRMPGTSGLALFDRLLERGIAHAWPVIFLTGHASVATAVDAVKRGAFDFCEKPFSDNALVDRIERALATSRERLAQLSVQRALHARLGELTERERAVLRLVAAGRPNKLIADELGISVRTVEVHRARVFEKMDVKSAVELAQALQKIEQ, from the coding sequence ATGTCCTCCAACGACGCCACGGTCTATATCGTTGACGACGACGCCAGCGTGCGGGAGGCGCTGGCCTGGCTGCTGCGCTCGCGCCGGCTGTTGTCCGAGGCTTTCGACAGCGCCGAAGCGTTTGATGCCGCGCTGGCGCAAGTGGTTCCCGCCGCGCCGGCCTGCATCCTGCTGGACGTGCGCATGCCGGGCACCAGCGGGCTGGCGCTGTTCGACCGGTTGCTGGAGCGCGGCATCGCGCACGCCTGGCCGGTGATCTTTCTCACCGGCCACGCCAGCGTCGCCACCGCGGTGGACGCGGTCAAGCGCGGCGCATTCGACTTCTGCGAAAAACCCTTTTCCGACAACGCGCTGGTCGACCGCATCGAGCGCGCGCTGGCCACCTCGCGCGAGCGGCTGGCCCAGCTGTCGGTGCAGCGCGCGCTGCACGCCCGGCTGGGCGAACTGACCGAGCGCGAACGTGCCGTGCTGCGCCTGGTGGCCGCCGGCCGCCCCAACAAGCTGATCGCCGACGAACTGGGCATCAGCGTGCGCACCGTGGAAGTGCACCGCGCCCGCGTGTTCGAGAAGATGGACGTGAAGTCGGCCGTCGAGCTGGCGCAGGCACTACAAAAAATAGAGCAATAA
- a CDS encoding murein transglycosylase A, which translates to MVHHTMSSSSTSAASASSKIRVMKRLLRFLACAAIVGTLASCAVKKPPPAPAPPPAREEPGLPPPGPVADTAPIGPAIERARSRWVPVRWAELPGFEQDNTTDAWNAWIKSCERPGPTFARLCSEVRRLSLGNVEEQRNWMKARLQPYRVEPLPGAGAAAAEGLLTSYFEPAYDASRTARAGFGVPLYRAPATLGQRRPWYTRQEMETLPEARAQLAGTEIAWLADPLDALILQIQGSGRVRLTEADGSQRLVRLAFAATNDQPYRSPGKWLIDQGLLRGDVTWPGIRNALAANPQVLQGFLWSNPRMVFFREEALSPLDAQFGPRGAQGVALTPGRSIAVDPQSIPYGTPVWLSSQGPVANLQRLVMAQDTGSAIVGAVRADYFAGWGAEAGEFAGRMKQPLKLWVLWPR; encoded by the coding sequence ATGGTCCACCACACGATGAGCAGCAGCAGCACCAGCGCCGCCAGCGCTTCCAGCAAAATCAGGGTCATGAAACGACTACTACGGTTTCTGGCATGTGCGGCCATTGTAGGAACGCTGGCCAGCTGCGCGGTCAAGAAGCCGCCGCCCGCGCCCGCGCCGCCGCCCGCGCGCGAAGAGCCGGGCCTGCCCCCACCCGGCCCCGTGGCCGACACCGCGCCCATCGGCCCGGCCATCGAGCGCGCGCGCAGCCGCTGGGTGCCGGTGCGCTGGGCCGAGCTGCCGGGCTTCGAGCAGGACAACACCACCGACGCCTGGAACGCCTGGATCAAGAGCTGCGAGCGCCCCGGCCCCACCTTCGCCCGCCTGTGCAGCGAAGTGCGCCGCCTGTCGCTGGGCAACGTGGAGGAGCAGCGCAACTGGATGAAGGCGCGCCTGCAGCCGTACCGCGTGGAGCCGCTGCCGGGCGCCGGCGCGGCAGCGGCCGAGGGGCTGCTGACCAGCTATTTCGAGCCGGCGTACGACGCGTCGCGCACGGCGCGCGCGGGCTTTGGCGTGCCGCTGTACCGCGCGCCGGCCACGCTGGGCCAGCGCCGGCCCTGGTACACGCGGCAGGAGATGGAAACGCTGCCCGAGGCGCGCGCCCAGCTGGCGGGCACCGAGATCGCCTGGCTGGCCGACCCGCTGGACGCGCTGATCCTGCAGATCCAGGGCTCGGGCCGCGTGCGCCTGACCGAGGCCGACGGCAGCCAGCGCCTGGTGCGGCTGGCCTTTGCCGCCACCAACGACCAGCCCTACCGCAGCCCCGGCAAGTGGCTGATCGACCAAGGCCTGCTGCGCGGCGACGTCACGTGGCCCGGCATCCGCAACGCGCTGGCGGCCAACCCGCAGGTGCTGCAGGGCTTTCTGTGGAGCAACCCGCGCATGGTGTTCTTCCGCGAAGAGGCGTTGAGCCCGCTGGACGCGCAATTCGGCCCCAGGGGCGCGCAGGGCGTGGCGCTGACGCCGGGGCGCTCCATCGCGGTCGATCCGCAAAGCATTCCTTACGGCACGCCGGTGTGGCTGTCATCGCAGGGGCCGGTGGCCAATCTGCAGCGCCTGGTGATGGCGCAGGACACCGGCAGCGCCATCGTCGGCGCCGTGCGGGCCGACTACTTTGCCGGCTGGGGCGCCGAGGCGGGCGAATTCGCCGGCCGCATGAAGCAGCCGCTCAAGCTGTGGGTGCTGTGGCCACGGTGA
- a CDS encoding CoA-acylating methylmalonate-semialdehyde dehydrogenase produces MQHDKPVTQTLGHLIDGQIVHDTARTQPVFNPATGQSSLNVALASKATVEQAIASADKAFPAWRNTPPLKRARVMSKLKVLLEDNADKIAAMITAEHGKVLNDAHGELQRGIENVEYASYAPELLKGEHSRNVGPGIDSWAEHQALGVTAGITPFNFPAMVPLWMWPMAVACGNTFVLKPSERDPSSALFIAQLALEAGLPPGVLNVVNGDKEAVDALLHDPRVKAISFVGSTPIAEYIYSEGTKHGKRVQALGGAKNHAVVMPDADVANAVTAMMGAAYGSCGERCMAVPLIVAVGDEVADQMIEGLKTEIARMKVGPGTDNGNDMGPLVTKPHFEKVRGYVDQGVKEGATLLVDGRGLKVKGHEDGYFLGPCLFDHLKPGMVIYQEEIFGPVLGIVRVKSLDEAMQLINDHEYGNGTCIFTRDGEAARHFTDHIQVGMVGVNVPLPVPVAYHSFGGWKRSLFGDLHAYGPDAVRFYTKRKTITQRWPSSGVREGAVFSFPSSR; encoded by the coding sequence ATGCAGCACGACAAACCCGTCACCCAAACCCTCGGCCACCTCATCGACGGCCAGATCGTCCACGACACGGCGCGCACCCAGCCCGTGTTCAACCCCGCCACCGGCCAGTCCAGCCTGAACGTGGCGTTGGCTTCCAAAGCCACCGTTGAGCAAGCCATCGCCAGCGCCGACAAGGCATTTCCCGCCTGGCGCAACACGCCGCCCCTCAAACGCGCGCGGGTGATGAGCAAATTGAAAGTGCTGCTGGAAGACAACGCCGACAAGATCGCCGCCATGATCACCGCCGAGCACGGCAAGGTGCTGAACGATGCGCATGGCGAGCTGCAGCGCGGCATCGAGAACGTGGAATACGCGAGCTACGCGCCCGAGTTGCTCAAGGGCGAGCACAGCCGCAACGTTGGTCCCGGCATAGATTCGTGGGCCGAGCATCAGGCGCTGGGCGTCACCGCCGGCATCACGCCGTTCAACTTTCCGGCCATGGTGCCGCTGTGGATGTGGCCGATGGCGGTGGCGTGCGGCAACACCTTTGTGCTGAAGCCCTCCGAGCGCGACCCGTCGAGCGCGCTGTTCATCGCGCAACTGGCGCTGGAAGCGGGCCTGCCGCCCGGCGTGCTGAACGTGGTCAATGGCGACAAGGAAGCGGTCGATGCGCTGCTGCACGACCCGCGCGTGAAGGCCATCAGCTTTGTCGGCTCTACGCCCATCGCTGAATATATTTATAGCGAAGGCACCAAGCACGGCAAGCGCGTGCAGGCCCTGGGCGGAGCCAAGAACCACGCCGTGGTGATGCCCGACGCCGACGTGGCCAACGCCGTGACAGCCATGATGGGCGCCGCCTACGGCTCGTGCGGCGAGCGCTGCATGGCCGTGCCGCTGATCGTGGCGGTGGGCGATGAAGTGGCGGACCAGATGATCGAGGGCCTCAAAACCGAGATCGCCAGGATGAAGGTCGGCCCCGGCACCGACAACGGCAACGACATGGGGCCGCTGGTGACCAAGCCGCACTTTGAAAAGGTGCGTGGCTACGTTGACCAGGGCGTGAAGGAAGGCGCCACGCTGCTGGTCGATGGCCGTGGCCTGAAGGTGAAGGGCCACGAGGACGGCTACTTCCTCGGCCCCTGCCTGTTCGACCACTTAAAGCCCGGGATGGTGATCTACCAGGAAGAAATCTTCGGCCCGGTGCTGGGCATCGTGCGCGTGAAGTCGCTGGATGAAGCCATGCAGCTCATCAACGACCACGAATACGGCAACGGCACCTGCATCTTCACGCGCGACGGCGAGGCGGCGCGCCACTTCACCGACCACATCCAGGTCGGCATGGTCGGCGTGAACGTGCCGCTGCCGGTGCCGGTGGCGTACCACAGCTTCGGCGGCTGGAAGCGCAGCCTGTTCGGCGACCTGCACGCCTACGGCCCGGACGCGGTGCGCTTCTACACCAAGCGCAAGACGATCACGCAGCGCTGGCCGTCCAGTGGCGTGCGCGAAGGGGCGGTGTTCAGCTTCCCCAGCAGCCGCTGA